The Moorena producens PAL-8-15-08-1 genomic interval CGACAACGAGTAAATTACAAGGATAAACCTACTGATAAGTCAGCGTCTAAAGCCATTGATGAAGCTACTGAAACTGGCTTTATGTCAGGATATCCCGGACAGGAGTTCCGTCCTGAGCAAAAAGTTCCTCGTGTACAGGTTTTAGTCAGTCTGATTAGCGGTCTTGATCTTCAACCTTCATCGAATCCAGCGGAAACGTTAAAGATTTACCGAGATAAGAATCAGATTCCTGAGTGGGCGATTGAGAAAGTAGCAGCAGCAACAGAAGCGGGTATAGTTGTTAACTACAGTGACAAAACTAAGCTCAGACCCAATGAACCTGCTACTCATGCTGAGATGGTATCTATGCTTTATCAGGCTTTGGCCAAATCAGGTAAGGTTCAAAGGGTTCCCTCTCCATATATTGTAGCTCCACAATAAGTAGGGTTTGCTGAAAAAGTATTTTGGTATGGGTAGGAGTCAGCGAGTGTGGAGTCAGCGAGTGTGGAGAAATGGGAATTATATAGGAGGTACTCGGCAGAATTGTCCCTTGATTTTTCTGCTGTTGTCTGCCCAAAATGCTAATTAAATGAGCTTTTTCGATCGATTTGCTGGCACTTTTTTATACCCAAAAAGGCTAAAACCTTTATCTGTCAATGCTTTGAGAGTTAATTAGCAAGCCCTAAGTAGCTCCAAAATAGAATTATCGGTAACCCGTTCAGGTAATGATTAGCCCATTTTAATCAACTTTCTTGATTAGCCCGGAGTTTTAACTCCGGGCGATATTTTTGATGGGAATAGAAGGAAAAGGTAACAGAGCAAAGGGGATTGTGACGGAAAAGAGCACTGGAAAAAAATCCTGTGTACCTCATTACTATCAGAAACTCTTGTTAAGCATCAAGGCAACCGTTAACTATCAACCATTGTGTTAATGCAGTCGTTGATGGTTTAAGTTCTGTATGCGATCGCATCCAGCCCCCTGAAAATCCCCACAGGTAGGCGCACCCGTCCCTACCACAGTGCTCTGACAGGTATCCCAATTCGGCTTGGAGGAGGAGTAATCACTCTTGGCTGTACAGGAGTGGAAATGACAGTTCTCCGAATACGGTTCACCCGTTCGATACGCCTCTGTTGGACAGACTCTAACACCTCGCTAACACGACTGGTAACCCTCGTAGTCTCTGAACTGGCCAAAGCACTGGAACTAACCACATTAACGATACGATTCCCAGCCATCAAGACTTGCTTACCTTCTATCAAATGCCATTGCCTGAGCTTGGAAGTGGGTAGCCAAACCGTTCTGCTGTCACCGTTGTCAAGCTTAATCTTTACTATATTGCCAACGATACTCTTGATAGTACCTTTGTCAAGCTCTTGCCCCCGATCTTGTTTCAGGATCCGGTTTTGGGCTTGTTCACCCATTGAGTTAGCCTTAGCAGGAGCCATAGCAAGGGTACACAGCAGCAATGACAAGGTAGTCCCTGTCCAGACATTCAAGTTTTTAATTTTCATAATCAACTTAACTTATATTTCTGTTAATCGAAGCATTTAAAATTAAATAATCTACTGTAAAATCTACGGAAAGAATAGATTTTTTCCGGAATACTTTATCCGTATAATTACTAATATTATTTGAGCCCAAACTCAATGATATTATGGGTGTTAAGGTTTTTGATAATGTGTAAGCATATGCGCTACGCGCACGCTGCGCGAACAGCAGTCAGCGGTCAGCCGTGAGCTTTTAGCTCACCCGTGCGCGTTCAGCCGTCAGCTATTTTCTTCAAAAGCACCTCAACTAGGGTGCCGATAGCCCATAGGCTGATAGCACCTCAAGTAGCGTGTGTGGCACAGGCTTCTAGCCTGTGAAATACTGCATGAGCTGATAGCTGATAGCACCTCAAGTAGCACCATCTGTAGCGTGTGTGGCACAGGCTTCTAGCCTGTGAAATACTGCATGAGCTGATAGCTGATAACACCTCAAGTAGCACCATCTGTAGCGTGTGTGGCACAGGCTTCTAGCCTGTGAAATACTGCATGAGCTGATAGCTGATAGCACCTCAAGTAGCACCATCTGTAGCGTGTGTGGCACAGGCTTCTAGCCTGTGAAATACTGCATGAGCTGATAGCTGATAGCACCTCAAGTAGCACCATCTGTAGCGTGTGTGGCACAGGCTTCTAGCCTGTGAAATACTGCATGAGCTGATAGCTGATAGCTTACGATAATGTGGCTTTTCAAGTCTATAAAAGGGATGTTATAAAGTTGTTATAACTAAAAAATATTTAAGAATGGTGAGAGATAAATTGCTATCTCGGAGCTTAATGCTACTCTGCTTGAGTATAGTAATTCCAATACTTAATGGGCAACAGCAGGTAGCTGCCTCTGAAAAAATAAGTAGTCCTGTTCCTACTCCCAAAGAGGTTTTACCTCAAAATCAATTGCCTGGAATTGAAGCCCCAAAATTGCCACCCCTTAAAGACCCGGATCTATATCTTCCTCTAGAAGAAGACTTGCCAGCAGAGGCTACTGAAATTACTCGTTTAGTAATTAAATTGAGTGAACGTCGTGTTTATGTCTATCAAGCGGCTCAAGTCCTAAACAGTTACCCAATTGCCATCGGTAAAGCGGGTTGGGAAACACCAACAGGCAATTTTGAAGTGCTCCAAAAGCTTCTGGAGCCAGCTTGGGAGCATCCTTGGACAGGTGAAGTAATTCCTCCAGGGCCAAATAATCCCCTTGGCGATCGCTGGATTGGTTTTTGGACTAATGGGAAGAATTATATTGGATTTCATGGAACAACTGCTGAGGAACTCGTCGGACAAGCTGTTTCTCACGGTTGCATCCGAATGCTCAATAAAGATGTCCGGGATTTATTTGAAAAGGTTGCTATAGGAACACCGGTAATCGTACAGCCTTGACATCCTCTACCGGAATAGGTTATACCGAGTTGCATTCAAAGAGAGTAGATTGCTTGCATAGGGAGATGGGGAGATGGGGAGATGGGGAGATGGGGAGATAGGGATAGAAAGTTGTACGTTTGACCGCAACTTAGTATTAATCCCCAGAACTAGCGAGTCCAGCCCTTAGCTCTTCATAAGTAAGCATATGCGCGAAGCGCAGGCTACGCCAACAGCTATCAGTTATTAGCTATCAGCTCTCAGCATTCAGCTATAGCGCGATTAGCGCTACGCGCACCCGTGAGCTTTTAGCTCACGGCTAACGGCTGAATGCTTACCTTCATAATTATTAATTTTTTGATAACGATGAGTTAAATAGACCCCACCCTTAGCGCACTACCAATTGATTTGCCCTCAACTAACCAAAGCGTGAAAGATTGCCCCGATAGCTCGAATTGTGCTCTGTTGCTTCACTTCCGGTATTGGAGAGTTTCAGAACTTAAATCCGATTGTTATAGTGATTAGGGTATAGGTTCAACTTTCTGACCCGGTCTACTAGAAACGGGATTTCCAAACATTAAACGTATTTTTTTATGAGTAAATCAATAATTGAGTTAGTTGATGAACTGTCAACAGATAGCCTAACTGTAAAAATACTGAACGCACTGGATTTTGTGATCCCAGGGGAGTGGGAAAACCTAGTGGGGTTTAACCACACCATTCGCAAGCTAACTGGGGAAGAGGATTACGAGGTGATTACGAAAATTCGCGATCGCGCCCTCGCCATCTACGAAGACCCGAATGAGGGATACCAAAAAGCCGTTGGGATTTATCAAAAGTTTGACAGAACTGACAAAGCGATCGCAGCAGCCGCTTTAGCTGACAAAGTCGGGGATACCTTTAGGTGGATTCCGTTTTTACAGAAACTGACTCCTAAAGCGGACAAGCTTCAAGGGCTGGACTTGGGTCTGAAATTAGTGGGGGAACTACTAGCCCATAGCAAAATTCACAAGGTGGGCTTGAATCCCTTTGAGTTTGCCACTTCTATCCAGGAGAACTATGATAAAGCTGCTCTGATGCGCATGGTAGCTTTAGTGTGCATTGATGGGGTAATTCCTCTTGGTGCAGACTTCGTGTCTAAAGTACGAAATACCCTTGAAGATGGAGATCAATCATCCTTTTCCAACAATGATGAGTTTGAAGCCATCAGGGACTCAATCCCAGATGGCGATAAACAGGGATTCATTACTCAAACCTTTGATGCAGTTGGTGGCTGGATGGATAATCTAGTATCCTCGGTTGGATTAAGCCGTGATTCACTCTCCGACAGTCTCGGGGGTTTTGTAGAAATTGCCGATGACAAGTTAGACTATGTGGCGGCATTTCTAGACGCTAGCACTAACTACTATGAGCATACTGGCATACAAACCGTTGCGCGTCATTTAATTCTTCGTGCTGCTGAAGAAATTGACTAGGCTAATTGACTAGGCTAGTAGTACACAACTATAGCGTTTTTCATAGTGATGAGAAACGCTATAATAGGCGAATAAAATTTTGCTCTCATCAAGTTAAGTACTAACCTTGACAATGCTGCAATACAAAGTTTATAAGCTAACTGAATCCCCTAACTTTGTATTAGTTGCTGCTGGATTAATTATGGCTTTAGCGGTAACAGGCTGTGAACAATGGGATTCATCTGGCAGGATAAGTAGACCAACACCAGACAATTTTCCTACTCGTAACTTACCGAGATCGAACCCTAGGCAGTCGCCACCAGCAATCAAGCAAGTTTTGTACGTGGATTCTCAACAGGGTACAGACACGGAAAATGCTGGTCTAACCACTGCTAATCCCTTCAAAACTATTACCTATGCCTTACAGCAAGCTCGTCCCTTAGCTACTATCCACCTAGCCCCAGGTCAGTACACCCTTGAACAGGGAGAAACCTTTCCCCTTAAACTCAAACCTGGCATGATTCTCCAGGGAAACAAGTCCCCTAGAGGTGAAGGAGTGGTCATAATTGGTGGGGGTCTTTACCTTAGTCGCACTTGGGCAGGTCAGAACGTAACGATATTGGCAGCTCAAGATGCTCAGATTCTGGGACTAACTATTACTAATCCTAATACCAGAGGGAGTGGTGTGTGGGTAGAATCCACCAATCCCATCATTCGTAACAATACCTTTATCAATAGCGATCGCGAAGGAGTGTTTGTTAGTGGTAAAGGAAATCCTCTGATTGAAAATAATCGTTTTGCCAATAACCAAGGAAACGGTATCTCTGTAACTCGGGAAGCAACAGGAGAAATCCGGGGTAATATTATTGAGCAAACCGGTCATGGTTTGGCGATAGGGGGCAACAGTTCACCCTTGATAGTAAATAATCAGATTCGTGACAACATTGACGGGGTAGTGATTGAAGGGTCTGCACGTCCTGTGCTGCGCGAAAACCAAATTATCAATAATAGTCGGGATGGCTTGGTAGCGATTAGCCAATCTCAGCCAGATTTAGGCACTGCTAGTACTCCTGGTAACAACCTTTTTGAAGGTAATGAACGTTATGACATTTATAATGTTACTGGCAAAAAGCTATTAGTAATTGGTAATCAGCTCAAGGGGGATGGAGTTGCTGCGCTCCTAGAAGCTCAACCAAGTTCTCCTGAATTTCCTGTAGACTTTGACCTTAATTAGTCTGGGTCAGTATGCTACCTAAGCAACGCAGGGCTGTTTCTTGCGTCCGACTAAAATGTGATTGGTGGGGAGGTGGGGAGGTGGGGAGATAGGGAGATAGGGAGATAGGGAGATAGGGAGATAGGGGGAACAGAAAGTTGTACCTTTGAACGCAACTTAGTATCAAATAGGGTGCGCGTAGCCCATTAGCTGGCGTTGCTGAATCAAGGAATGAATGCCCGACATTTGGTTTTGGTCAAGCCCCCGTTGGTCCCCCAAATTTGGGGGACGCAAGAAAGTCTTGTTCCCCCCAAAATTGGGGGGCTAGGGGGGCAAAACCATACCCAGAATCAGCAACGCCCATTAGCTGATAGCTGATAGCTGATAGCTTACAGATTATTTTCATGATTACTTCACAATTGACATTTAGAATTGTGTATGTTTTCGTGAGAGAAGTTTATAGTTAAAAAAACTGAAAATGGGTCAATCAATTATTGAATTAGTTGATCAGCTTCCAGAGGATAATATAACCGTAACAGTACTGAATGTCCTGGATTTTATTGTTCCGGGGGAATGGGAAAATCTCGTCGGTTTTGACAATACAATTAGCGCAGTTACAGGGGAAACAGATCCAGATGTGATTGAGTCAATTCGCGCCCGCGCCCTTGAGCTATACGAAGACCCTGATCAGGGATACCAAACAGCTATCTGGATTTACCACACTCTTGACAATACTGACACAGCGATCGCAGCAGCAGCTTTAGCTGACAAAGTCGGGGATACCTTGAGTTGGATCCCATTCTTAGACAAACTGACTCCCAAAGCTGACACCGTTCAATCTATTGACTTGAGTATAAAACTGG includes:
- a CDS encoding L,D-transpeptidase, with the protein product MVRDKLLSRSLMLLCLSIVIPILNGQQQVAASEKISSPVPTPKEVLPQNQLPGIEAPKLPPLKDPDLYLPLEEDLPAEATEITRLVIKLSERRVYVYQAAQVLNSYPIAIGKAGWETPTGNFEVLQKLLEPAWEHPWTGEVIPPGPNNPLGDRWIGFWTNGKNYIGFHGTTAEELVGQAVSHGCIRMLNKDVRDLFEKVAIGTPVIVQP
- a CDS encoding DUF1565 domain-containing protein: MLQYKVYKLTESPNFVLVAAGLIMALAVTGCEQWDSSGRISRPTPDNFPTRNLPRSNPRQSPPAIKQVLYVDSQQGTDTENAGLTTANPFKTITYALQQARPLATIHLAPGQYTLEQGETFPLKLKPGMILQGNKSPRGEGVVIIGGGLYLSRTWAGQNVTILAAQDAQILGLTITNPNTRGSGVWVESTNPIIRNNTFINSDREGVFVSGKGNPLIENNRFANNQGNGISVTREATGEIRGNIIEQTGHGLAIGGNSSPLIVNNQIRDNIDGVVIEGSARPVLRENQIINNSRDGLVAISQSQPDLGTASTPGNNLFEGNERYDIYNVTGKKLLVIGNQLKGDGVAALLEAQPSSPEFPVDFDLN